A stretch of Phragmites australis chromosome 12, lpPhrAust1.1, whole genome shotgun sequence DNA encodes these proteins:
- the LOC133887276 gene encoding pentatricopeptide repeat-containing protein At3g24000, mitochondrial: MPHRTASSWYTAVSGCVRCGFDGRAFGLLRDMRDRDVPLSGFALASLVTAGERWGWEEGAACGAAIHALTHRAGLMGNVYIGTALLHLYGSRGLVSDAQRLFWEMPERNVVSWTALMVALSSNSYLEDALQAYCRMRREGVTCNANAFATVVSLCGSLQDEAAGIQVTAHVMVSGLQAHVSVANSLITMFGNLGRVRDAERLFDRMEERDTISWNAMISMYSHEGVCSKCFLILSDMRHGGIRPDVTTLCSLISVCASLDHVAYGSGIHSLCLRSGLLSSIPVINALVNMYSSAGKLDDAEFLFWNMSRRDIISWNTMISSYMQNDNSIDALKTLGQLLQTDEGPPNHMTFSSALGACKSPGALMDGRMLHAIILQRSLHSNLLVGNSLLTMYSKCNSMEDAERVFQSMPTCDVVSYNVLIGGYAALEDGTRAMHVFSWMRDAGIKSNYITMINIQGSFKSLDDLRIYGMPLHAYMTQTGLLSDEYITNSLITMYATCGDLESSTDIFLRIIRKSTISWNAMIAANGQHGHGEEALKLFMDMQHAGNKLDRVCLAECLSSSASLASLEEGMQLHGLGVKCGLDSDSHVVNAAMDMYGKCGKMDDMLKMLPDPASRPTQCWNTLISGYARYGYFKEAEDTFKHMVSMGRKPDYVTFVALLSACSHAGLVDKGIDYYKSMASTFGVSPGIKHCVCIVDLLGRLGRFTEAEKFIEEMPVLPNDLIWRSLLSSSRTHKNLDIGRKAAKNLLELDPFDDSAYVLLSNLYATNARWVDVDKLRSHMKTIKLNKRPACSWLKLKNEVSTFGIGDHSHVHAEKIYAKLDEILLKLREVGYIADTSSALHDTDEEQKEQNLWNHSEKLALAYGLIVVPEGSTIRIFKNLRVCADCHLVFKLASMVFRRELVLRDPYRFHQFKGGSCSCSDFW, from the coding sequence ATGCCGCACCGGACCGCGTCTTCATGGTACACGGCCGTCTCGGGATGCGTGCGCTGCGGCTTCGATGGAAGGGCCTTCGGCCTGCTGCGGGACATGCGGGATCGCGATGTTCCGCTCAGCGGCTTCGCGCTCGCCAGCCTCGTCACGGCGGGCGAGCGCTGGGGCTGGGAGGAGGGCGCGGCCTGCGGCGCTGCCATCCACGCGCTCACACACAGGGCCGGCCTCATGGGGAACGTTTACATCGGGACGGCGCTCCTGCACCTGTACGGGTCCCGTGGGCTCGTGTCGGATGCGCAGAGGCTGTTCTGGGAAATGCCGGAGCGGAACGTCGTGTCTTGGACGGCACTGATGGTGGCATTGTCGTCGAACAGTTACTTGGAAGATGCACTGCAAGCTTATTGTCGGATGAGGAGAGAAGGTGTTACCTGCAATGCGAATGCGTTCGCCACAGTGGTCAGCTTGTGTGGTTCCCTCCAGGATGAGGCAGCCGGGATTCAGGTCACTGCCCATGTCATGGTCTCTGGCCTCCAGGCGCATGTCTCTGTGGCAAATTCTCTGATCACCATGTTTGGGAACCTCGGGAGGGTGCGAGACGCAGAGAGGCTCTTTGATCGAATGGAGGAGCGTGACACCATATCGTGGAATGCGATGATATCGATGTACTCACATGAAGGAGTCTGCAGCAAATGCTTTCTGATACTTTCAGACATGCGTCATGGTGGAATAAGGCCTGATGTGACAACTCTGTGCAGCTTGATATCTGTCTGTGCCTCATTAGATCATGTCGCCTACGGAAGTGGGATTCATTCTCTGTGTCTCAGGAGTGGCCTGCTTTCTTCTATTCCTGTTATCAATGCTCTGGTTAACATGTATTCTTCTGCTGGTAAATTGGATGATGCCGAGTTTCTGTTCTGGAACATGAGCAGAAGGGATATAATATCATGGAACACTATGATTTCATCTTACATGCAGAATGATAACTCGATCGATGCATTGAAGACATTGGGTCAGTTACTTCAAACTGATGAAGGTCCACCAAACCACATGACATTTTCCAGTGCTTTAGGAGCATGTAAAAGTCCTGGAGCCTTGATGGATGGCAGAATGCTTCATGCCATCATATTGCAACGAAGTCTTCACAGCAACCTACTGGTTGGTAATTCTCTCCTCACAATGTACAGTAAATGCAATTCGATGGAAGACGCCGAGAGAGTATTTCAGTCAATGCCCACTTGTGATGTTGTTAGTTACAATGTTCTTATTGGGGGCTACGCAGCGCTTGAGGATGGTACGAGGGCAATGCATGTGTTTTCTTGGATGAGGGATGCCGGGATAAAGTCAAATTATATAACAATGATAAATATACAGGGATCTTTTAAATCTTTAGATGATTTGCGTATCTATGGAATGCCCCTACATGCTTACATGACACAGACTGGATTATTATCAGATGAGTACATTACTAACTCACTGATCACAATGTATGCAACCTGTGGTGATTTAGAATCTAGCACTGATATATTCCTTCGAATCATCAGAAAAAGTACCATTTCCTGGAATGCCATGATAGCTGCTAATGGACAGCATGGCCATGGAGAGGAAGCTCTAAAGCTCTTTATGGATATGCAGCATGCTGGAAACAAACTTGATCGTGTTTGTCTAGCTGAATGTTTGTCATCCAGTGCAAGCCTGGCATCATTAGAAGAAGGCATGCAGCTACATGGTCTGGGTGTGAAATGTGGTCTGGATTCAGATAGTCATGTTGTTAATGCTGCAATGGATATGTATGGGAAATGTGGAAAGATGGATGATATGTTGAAAATGCTTCCAGATCCTGCCAGTCGACCTACGCAATGCTGGAATACATTGATATCAGGTTATGCAAGATATGGTTATTTCAAGGAAGCTGAGGATACGTTCAAGCACATGGTCTCAATGGGGCGAAAGCCAGACTATGTAACATTTGTTGCTCTTCTCTCGGCTTGTAGTCATGCTGGTCTAGTAGACAAGGGTATTGATTACTATAAATCTATGGCTTCTACATTTGGTGTGTCCCCTGGAATAAAACATTGTGTTTGCATAGTGGATCTCCTCGGTCGTTTAGGGCGATTTACTGAGGCAGAGAAATTTATTGAAGAAATGCCAGTCTTGCCAAATGATCTAATATGGAGGAGTTTGCTGTCTTCTAGTAGAACTCACAAAAATCTGGATATTGGGAGGAAAGCAGCCAAGAATCTTCTTGAATTGGATCCATTTGATGACTCAGCTTATGTTCTTTTGTCAAACTTGTATGCTACAAATGCAAGATGGGTAGATGTTGACAAATTAAGAAGTCACATGAAGACCATCAAGTTAAACAAAAGACCTGCCTGCAGCTGGCTTAAGCTGAAGAATGAGGTGAGCACCTTTGGTATAGGTGACCATAGTCATGTGCATGCTGAAAAGATCTACGCGAAGTTAGATGAAATCTTGCTAAAGCTCAGGGAAGTAGGTTATATCGCTGATACGTCATCTGCACTGCATGATACGGATGAGGAGCAAAAAGAGCAAAACCTTTGGAACCACAGCGAGAAGCTTGCATTGGCATATGGGCTTATCGTTGTTCCAGAAGGATCTACAATAAGGATATTCAAGAACCTTAGGGTCTGTGCAGACTGCCATTTGGTATTTAAGCTGGCTAGCATGGTTTTTCGTAGGGAACTTGTTCTTAGAGATCCTTATAGGTTCCACCAATTCAAAGGCGGATCATGCTCTTGTTCAGATTTTTGGTGA
- the LOC133886095 gene encoding probable glycerol-3-phosphate acyltransferase 3, whose product MAKKKLAHKLFSTMLSLLFHGRRPLSRAAPTTSAQGHRDASCPVVHQRATPPMAVLTAETTLVVDVDTALLRSPSLFPYFMLVALEAGGFLRGLVLLLLYPLVRLMSRSAAVKAMAAVSFCGLRASRFRAGRAVLPKWFMEDVAAEGFEAVRAPGRRVCVTGMPRVMVEGFLREHMEAEAVVGREMKLLWGFYTGLMEEFEDEDDHEQVVMAMEEERKKKVGGAVVGFSGSPEFLKHPLSRCCKEIYVVSSEEKSKWRPLPRDKYPKPMVFHDGRLAFRPTAADTVAMFAWLPLGAALGAARLAVALTVPYRYSTPILAATGMSWRLKGERPPLPSGGRGQLFVCNHRTLIDPVYVSVALDRQVRAVSYSLSRLSELISPIGRTVRLTRDRDNDGRVMARLLDRGDLVVVCPEGTTCREPYLLRFSPLFAELSDDVVPVGIAVETSMFYATTAGGLKCFDPLYYMANPRMCYTVQFLDKVDTSPVKARAAPSTDMANLVQRKMGDALGYGCTMLTRKDKYLMLAGNDGIVRTDDKSGSAAAGKKKTSTEKNN is encoded by the exons AtggccaagaagaagcttgCCCACAAGCTCTTCTCCACCATGCTCTCCCTCCTCTTCCATGGCCGGAGGCCTCTCTCTAGGGCGGCACCCACGACAAGTGCACAAGGTCACCGTGATGCTTCTTGCCCGGTGGTGCACCAACGCGCCACCCCTCCGATGGCGGTGCTCACCGCGGAGACGACCCTCGTCGTCGACGTTGACACTGCGCTGCTGCGGTCGCCGTCCCTTTTCCCCTACTTCATGCTCGTCGCGCTGGAGGCCGGCGGGTTCCTGCGcggcctcgtcctcctcctcctctacccTCTGGTACGCCTCATGAGCCGCAGCGCGGCGGTGAAGGCGATGGCCGCGGTGTCGTTCTGCGGCCTGCGCGCGAGCCGGTTCCGGGCCGGCCGCGCGGTGCTGCCCAAATGGTTCATGGAGGACGTGGCGGCGGAGGGGTTTGAGGCGGTGCGGGCGCCGGGGAGGCGGGTGTGCGTCACGGGGATGCCGAGGGTGATGGTGGAGGGGTTCCTGAGGGAGCACatggaggcggaggcggtggtgggGAGGGAGATGAAGCTGCTGTGGGGGTTCTACACCGGCCTCATGGAGGAATTCGAAGACGAAGATGATCACGAGCAGGTGGTGATGgcgatggaggaggagaggaagaagaaggtgggCGGTGCTGTTGTGGGCTTCTCCGGATCACCGGAGTTTCTCAAGCATCCTCTCTCACGTTGCTGCAAG GAGATTTACGTGGTGAGCTCGGAGGAGAAGAGCAAGTGGCGGCCGCTGCCGCGGGACAAGTACCCCAAGCCGATGGTGTTCCACGACGGCCGCCTCGCGTTCCGGCCGACCGCCGCCGACACGGTGGCCATGTTCGCGTGGCTACCCTTGGGCGCCGCCCTCGGCGCGGCGCGCCTCGCCGTCGCGCTCACCGTGCCGTACAGGTACTCCACGCCCATCCTGGCGGCCACCGGCATGTCGTGGCGGCTCAAGGGAGAGCGCCCGCCTCTGCCGAGCGGCGGCCGCGGGCAGCTGTTCGTGTGCAACCACCGCACGCTCATCGACCCGGTGTACGTGTCCGTGGCGCTGGACCGGCAGGTGCGCGCCGTGTCCTACAGCCTGAGCCGCCTGTCGGAGCTCATCTCCCCGATCGGCCGCACCGTGCGCCTCACGCGGGACCGCGACAACGACGGGCGCGTCATGGCGCGCCTCCTGGACCGCGGCGACCTCGTCGTCGTCTGCCCCGAGGGCACCACCTGCCGCGAGCCGTACCTGCTCCGGTTCAGCCCGCTGTTCGCCGAGCTCAGCGACGACGTCGTCCCCGTCGGGATCGCCGTCGAGACGTCCATGTTCTACGCCACCACGGCCGGCGGGCTCAAGTGCTTCGACCCGCTCTACTACATGGCCAACCCGAGGATGTGCTACACGGTGCAGTTCCTCGACAAGGTGGACACGTCGCCGGTCAAGGCCAGGGCGGCGCCGAGCACCGACATGGCCAACCTCGTGCAGAGGAAGATGGGGGACGCACTGGGGTACGGATGCACCATGCTCACCAGAAAGGACAAGTACCTCATGCTCGCCGGCAACGATGGCATCGTCAGAACCGACGACAAGTCGGGCTCTGCCGCCGCagggaagaagaaaacaagTACAGAAAAGAACAACTAA
- the LOC133886595 gene encoding splicing factor U2af large subunit B-like, producing the protein MADDPSAGVGGGDADRIEGDTHPRDDGLSKSKDREKDKDRDRRRDRDRDRGRDKDRDRDRDRDRDRDRDRHSRHHRERKEHRDRPDVHDHHRGRDSERRRDRERDEPRRHRSHSQSRSRGRDRRSRSRSRSRSKRVSGFDAPPLQAMASTFPVIPTPSQLPGSSIPGMFPNMLPFGVGVGGQFNPLVMQPQAMTQQATRHARRVYVGGLPPSANEQSVAIYFNQVMAAIGGNTAGPGDAVLNVYINHDKKFAFVEMRSVEEASNAMALDGILFEGAPVKVRRPTDYNPSLAAALGPSQPSPNLNLAAVGLTPGSAGGLEGPDRIFVGGLPYYFTEAQVRELLESFGPLRGFDLVKDRETGNSKGYAFCVYQDLSVTDIACAALNGIKMGDKTLTVRRANQGASQPRPEQESILLQAQQQVQLQKLVYQVGALPTKVVCLTQVVSADELNDDEEYEDIMEDMRLEAGKYGNLVKVVIPRPDPSGQPVAGVGKVFLEYADIDGAAKAKAALHGRKFGGNPVVAVCYPEDKFANEEYDG; encoded by the exons ATGGCTGACGACCCCAGcgccggcgtcggcggcggagATGCGGACCGCATCGAG GGCGACACACATCCACGTGATGATGGGTTGTCAAAATCCAAGGATAGAGAAAAAGACAAAGATAGGGATCGTCGCAGGGACCGTGACAGAGATCGAGGAAGAGACAAGGATCGGGATAGGGACAGGGATCGGGACAGAGATAGGGATCGGGATCGCCACAGTAGGCATCACCGTGAAAGAAAGGAACACAGGGACCGTCCTGATGTTCATGATCATCACAGAGGCCGCGATTCTGAAAG GAGAAGAGACCGTGAAAGAGATGAGCCTCGGAGGCATCGTTCTCACTCACAGTCTCGTTCAAGGGGCAGGGATCGCAGATCTAGGTCTCGCTCTCGTTCAAGAAG CAAGCGAGTTAGTGGATTTGATGCGCCACCCCTGCAAGCCATGGCTTCTACATTCCCTGTTATTCCAACCCCTA GTCAGTTACCGGGCTCTTCTATTCCTGGCATGTTTCCGAACATGCTCCCttttggtgttggtgttggtggACAG TTCAATCCCCTTGTCATGCAGCCACAAGCAATGACGCAACAG GCTACTCGTCATGCTCGGCGTGTTTATGTCGGTGGCCTTCCTCCAAGTGCCAACGAACAG TCAGTTGCAATATACTTTAATCAAGTCATGGCTGCTATTGGAGGAAATACTGCTGGTCCAGGTGATGCTGTTCTTAATGTCTACATAAACCATGACAAGAAATTTGCTTTTGTGGAAATGAGATCTGTTGAGGAAGCAAGCAATGCAATGGCCCTGGATGGCATTTTGTTTGAAGGGGCTCCAGTGAAGGTTAGAAGGCCAACCGACTATAACCCTTCCCTGGCAGCTGCCCTGGGCCCAAGCCAGCCAAGCCCCAATCTGAATCTTGCTGCTGTTGGCCTAACTCCAGGATCTGCTGGAGGCTTAGAAGGTCCAGATCGTATTTTTGTGGGCGGCCTTCCCTATTACTTCACAGAAGCTCAAGTTCGGGAGTTGCTTGAATCCTTTGGACCTCTTCGAGGATTTGATCTTGTGAAGGATAGGGAAACCGGTAACTCAAAGGGCTATGCATTCTGTGTCTACCAGGACCTTAGTGTCACTGACATTGCCTGTGCTGCTCTAAATGGTATCAAGATGGGAGACAAAACCCTTACTGTCAGACGAGCAAACCAGGGAGCATCGCAGCCCAGACCAGAGCAGGAAAGTATCCTATTGCAGGCACAGCAACAGGTGCAGTTACAG AAACTTGTGTATCAAGTTGGAGCGCTCCCTACGAAGGTTGTTTGCCTCACCCAGGTGGTAAGTGCAGATGAATTGAATGATGATGAAGAGTACGAGGACATTATGGAAGACATGAGGCTAGAAGCAGGCAAATACG GTAATTTGGTGAAAGTTGTGATCCCACGTCCTGACCCCAGTGGACAGCCAGTCGCAGGAGTTGGAAAG GTGTTCCTGGAATATGCAGACATCGACGGCGCCGCCAAAGCAAAGGCAGCATTGCATGGAAGGAAATTTGGTGGGAACCCAGTGGTTGCGGTCTGCTATCCCGAGGACAAGTTTGCCAATGAGGAATACGATGGATAA